In the Nitrospinota bacterium genome, one interval contains:
- the nth gene encoding endonuclease III — MKIKDLAVKVDAVLKKRYPDAKTSLDFSTPLELLVATILSAQCTDERVNMVTKTLFKKYRTAKDYAAAPIEKLEEDIRSTGFYKNKAKSLKACSGDIVEKHGGKVPSTMEELTSLHGVGRKTANVVLGAAFGVPGVVVDTHVGRVSQRLGIAKEKTPEKIEIELMDSVPKKDWTGFSLRMIHFGREFCQAKKPRCGECPIYDLCGWEGKK, encoded by the coding sequence ATGAAGATTAAGGATTTGGCGGTCAAAGTTGACGCCGTTTTAAAGAAGAGGTATCCAGACGCGAAAACGAGCCTCGATTTTTCCACTCCGCTGGAATTGCTGGTGGCCACCATATTGTCGGCCCAGTGCACGGACGAACGGGTGAACATGGTCACCAAAACGCTTTTTAAAAAATACCGGACGGCGAAGGACTACGCCGCCGCCCCCATTGAAAAACTGGAGGAGGACATACGGTCCACCGGGTTTTACAAGAACAAGGCAAAATCATTGAAAGCGTGTAGCGGGGACATAGTGGAAAAACATGGCGGAAAAGTCCCCTCCACGATGGAGGAGTTGACCAGCCTTCACGGCGTGGGGCGCAAGACCGCCAATGTGGTGCTAGGCGCGGCGTTCGGTGTGCCGGGGGTGGTGGTGGACACGCACGTGGGGCGCGTCTCCCAACGGCTCGGAATCGCAAAAGAGAAGACGCCGGAGAAGATAGAGATCGAGCTTATGGACTCCGTGCCGAAAAAGGACTGGACCGGATTTTCGCTGCGGATGATCCATTTCGGGCGCGAATTCTGCCAGGCGAAAAAACCGCGATGCGGGGAATGCCCAATTTATGATTTATGCGGATGGGAAGGGAAGAAATAA
- a CDS encoding ankyrin repeat domain-containing protein: MDEILIAAAILVSGAAWLFRSLGPGAKIRKLLGAAADGDMSTAREMMDKGTGINAKLQNGSSPLLAAVEHGKLEMARYLMMHGATPDITNLYGETPLMRAVTSDQPDMARELIAMGANPGAKNIYGETALLMAAEFGMDDIVRLLLDKGAAVDAPDDEGWTPLMGAALNSEERVAVDLLNKGANVNAQDELGITPLHAAAEGGDADMIRMLLANGANLRAKNIAGKTPHDIAVSKGNEEAARLLESAKG; this comes from the coding sequence ATGGACGAAATTCTGATTGCGGCGGCCATCCTCGTGTCCGGGGCTGCGTGGCTTTTCCGGTCATTGGGCCCTGGCGCCAAAATCCGCAAACTTCTGGGCGCGGCCGCCGATGGGGATATGTCCACCGCCCGGGAGATGATGGACAAAGGCACCGGCATCAACGCGAAACTGCAGAACGGTTCCTCCCCGCTGCTGGCCGCCGTGGAACACGGTAAGCTTGAGATGGCGCGGTACCTTATGATGCACGGCGCAACGCCGGACATCACCAACCTGTATGGCGAGACGCCACTGATGCGGGCCGTCACCTCCGACCAGCCGGACATGGCGCGCGAACTTATAGCGATGGGGGCAAATCCCGGCGCGAAGAACATCTATGGCGAAACGGCGCTGCTGATGGCCGCCGAGTTCGGCATGGACGACATCGTGCGGCTCTTGCTGGACAAGGGGGCGGCAGTGGACGCGCCGGATGACGAGGGATGGACCCCTTTAATGGGAGCTGCCTTGAACAGCGAGGAGCGGGTGGCGGTGGATCTGCTTAACAAAGGGGCCAACGTCAACGCCCAGGACGAATTAGGCATTACCCCCCTTCACGCCGCCGCGGAAGGAGGGGACGCGGACATGATCCGGATGCTTTTGGCCAACGGGGCGAACCTGCGGGCCAAGAACATCGCCGGGAAAACCCCGCACGACATCGCCGTGTCCAAAGGAAACGAGGAGGCGGCCCGGCTGCTCGAATCCGCAAAGGGATGA
- a CDS encoding phosphotransferase, which yields MAIGVRLSRAGRHIARYREIITVLVRYGLADWAHRVEFDFAREILQRGSPRELLNLSTEERIRLALIELGPTFIKFGQILSVRPDIAGIPLSEELKKLQADVDADPYDLVKNVIESELGKSVEDVFDKFEPKAVASGSIGQVHVAWLKTGEKVAVKVRHPGIEKMIATDMEILLDIASFLESYVEESRHFRPKETVAQFARTLTREMDFQREARNIANLADDLSGDPSVKIPKVYDDLTSSKTLVMEWLDGTFLSRPDELLKKGVDLQRIAEKVARIYLAMIFGTGFYHADPHPGNILVTEDGKVALLDFGMAGRLSARIREYIEELVPAVISGDSDRLVRIIVKIGSLPPDFDQSALGTELADFISYYGAIPVASLRLSDALNEAISIIHRRHIILPAEAVMLMKTLVTLEGTNRALEPKFSLVSLIKPYERSFGAAISSPLRKLNKARRMAESMRDFLEYVPPAMVDILERFRKETLEIHMEHRGLEHSANRLVFGILTAALFVGSSMVLSAGVPPKILGLSALGMLGYAVSLFMGLRILWAIMVSGRLE from the coding sequence TGGTGCGCTACGGCCTGGCGGACTGGGCCCACCGGGTGGAGTTCGATTTCGCCCGCGAAATACTGCAGCGAGGCTCCCCCAGGGAGCTTTTGAACCTTTCCACCGAGGAACGTATCCGCCTCGCCCTCATCGAGCTTGGGCCCACGTTCATCAAGTTCGGCCAGATACTCTCCGTGCGGCCGGACATCGCCGGGATACCCCTCTCCGAAGAGTTGAAAAAACTCCAGGCCGACGTGGACGCGGACCCATACGATTTGGTCAAAAACGTCATCGAATCGGAACTGGGCAAAAGCGTGGAGGACGTTTTTGACAAGTTCGAGCCCAAGGCCGTGGCATCCGGGTCCATCGGGCAGGTCCATGTGGCATGGCTTAAGACGGGCGAGAAAGTGGCCGTGAAAGTGCGCCATCCGGGCATTGAAAAAATGATAGCCACGGATATGGAGATATTGCTGGACATCGCGTCGTTCCTGGAGTCCTACGTGGAGGAATCGCGCCATTTCCGGCCAAAGGAAACCGTGGCCCAGTTTGCAAGGACCCTCACCCGCGAGATGGATTTCCAGAGAGAGGCGCGCAACATAGCCAATCTGGCCGATGACCTTTCCGGCGACCCTTCTGTCAAGATACCGAAGGTTTACGATGACCTGACCTCTTCCAAAACGCTGGTGATGGAATGGCTGGACGGAACGTTCTTAAGCAGGCCGGACGAGCTTTTGAAAAAAGGGGTTGACCTGCAGCGGATCGCCGAGAAGGTGGCGAGGATATACCTGGCGATGATCTTCGGGACAGGGTTCTACCACGCCGATCCGCACCCCGGCAACATCCTTGTCACCGAGGACGGCAAAGTGGCGCTGCTGGACTTTGGAATGGCCGGAAGGCTTTCAGCGCGGATACGTGAGTACATCGAGGAACTTGTTCCGGCGGTGATTTCAGGCGACTCTGACAGGCTTGTCAGGATAATTGTGAAGATCGGATCGCTCCCTCCGGATTTCGACCAGAGCGCCCTTGGAACGGAACTTGCCGATTTCATATCCTACTATGGGGCAATCCCTGTCGCCAGCCTGCGGCTTTCAGACGCGCTCAACGAGGCCATTTCCATCATCCACAGGCGGCACATCATCCTTCCGGCGGAAGCGGTGATGCTCATGAAAACACTGGTGACGCTGGAGGGGACGAACAGGGCGCTGGAACCGAAGTTCAGCCTGGTGTCGCTAATCAAGCCCTACGAAAGGAGCTTCGGGGCGGCTATCTCCTCACCTCTGCGGAAATTAAACAAGGCGCGCAGGATGGCGGAGTCGATGCGGGACTTCCTGGAATACGTGCCGCCGGCCATGGTGGACATACTTGAGCGGTTCCGCAAGGAGACGCTTGAGATACACATGGAGCACCGGGGGCTGGAGCATTCGGCAAACAGGCTTGTGTTCGGCATACTGACGGCGGCCCTTTTCGTGGGTTCCTCGATGGTTTTAAGCGCCGGGGTGCCGCCGAAGATATTAGGCCTTTCGGCGCTTGGGATGTTGGGATATGCGGTGTCGCTTTTTATGGGATTACGCATTTTATGGGCGATAATGGTGTCAGGAAGGCTTGAGTGA
- a CDS encoding PQQ-binding-like beta-propeller repeat protein, whose product MGKCRVITACLVAAFLAGCSGGASQGSFTGDTGRKITSAGEAMYRGGSERNGVYNHTGLAKLNGLKWKFTAGSLLNKYTGSLWIYSSVAVADGIAYFGAGDGRMYAVDAQSGELKWSFKSSRMYGGWFVSSPAVADGVVYIGCGDGFLYALDAKSGAGLWKFDAEAEVASSPAVVDGVVYFGDYKGTMYAADARTGKINWRFDANGTVTSSPAVSGGVVFFGGRSSHVYALDAKSGKEIWRFKAGKDVDSSPAVAGGMVYFGAADKHIYGVDAATGKEVWKFNAGHNVYSSPAVFNGFVIAGSWDGYLYALDAATGAEKWKVKTKYRVDSAPTIAGGVVYFGSGDKHIYALELATGKELWRYQTGKEVRTSPAILDGMIITGSEDGSVYALN is encoded by the coding sequence ATGGGAAAATGCAGGGTGATCACGGCATGCCTGGTGGCTGCCTTTTTGGCGGGATGCTCCGGCGGCGCTTCGCAGGGGAGTTTTACCGGCGACACGGGGCGCAAAATAACCTCCGCCGGAGAGGCGATGTACCGCGGTGGGAGCGAACGCAACGGCGTGTACAACCACACGGGCCTTGCAAAGCTCAACGGCCTAAAATGGAAGTTCACCGCAGGCTCTCTGTTAAACAAGTATACCGGCTCCCTATGGATATACTCCAGCGTGGCGGTGGCGGACGGGATTGCCTATTTTGGGGCTGGCGACGGCAGGATGTACGCCGTGGACGCCCAATCCGGAGAGCTTAAATGGAGCTTTAAGAGTTCGAGGATGTATGGAGGGTGGTTTGTCTCCTCCCCGGCGGTGGCGGACGGGGTGGTCTATATAGGCTGCGGCGATGGCTTTTTGTATGCGCTGGACGCAAAATCAGGCGCCGGGCTATGGAAGTTTGACGCCGAGGCGGAGGTGGCCTCTTCACCTGCGGTGGTGGACGGGGTCGTGTATTTCGGCGATTACAAGGGGACTATGTACGCGGCGGACGCGCGGACAGGGAAAATAAACTGGCGGTTCGACGCAAACGGGACGGTCACATCGTCTCCAGCCGTCTCCGGCGGGGTGGTGTTCTTCGGCGGCAGATCAAGCCATGTTTACGCTCTCGACGCAAAGTCCGGCAAGGAGATATGGCGCTTCAAGGCCGGAAAGGACGTGGACAGCTCCCCGGCTGTGGCGGGGGGGATGGTGTATTTCGGAGCCGCCGACAAGCATATATACGGCGTGGACGCGGCCACCGGCAAGGAAGTTTGGAAATTCAATGCCGGGCATAACGTCTATTCTTCCCCGGCGGTGTTCAATGGCTTTGTGATAGCCGGCAGCTGGGACGGATACCTTTACGCCCTGGACGCGGCCACAGGCGCCGAAAAGTGGAAGGTGAAAACGAAGTACAGGGTCGATTCAGCCCCTACCATAGCCGGAGGTGTGGTATATTTCGGCAGCGGGGACAAGCACATATATGCGCTGGAGCTGGCCACCGGCAAGGAACTTTGGCGGTACCAGACTGGAAAGGAAGTGCGCACCTCCCCGGCGATTCTCGACGGGATGATTATCACCGGAAGCGAGGACGGCTCCGTTTACGCGCTGAATTGA
- a CDS encoding amidophosphoribosyltransferase, translated as MALDKFKEECAVMAVYGHPEAANLAYLGLYSLQHRGQESAGIVSSDGIRHYAEIGMGLVSEIFDSSMIDNLKGTMAIGHNRYSTQGESEIKNAQPIYISYHSGPLALAHNGNLINAKSIREELERNGSIFRSTMDSEVIIHLIAMSRKQRLLDQVVDALSHVKGAYSLAIMSAGEIIAARDPHGFRPLVMGRLGQSYVFASETCAFDLIDAKFIREVEPGEVILVNEEGVFSHFPFQRQPRRHCIFEYIYFARPDSDVFGANVYAVRKRFGRALAVESPVDADYVIPVPDSGIGAALGFAKQSGIPFEKGIIRNHYVGRTFIEPAQSIRHFGVKIKLNPVRELIEGKRVILVDDSIVRGTTSRKLVRMVREAGAREVHMRISSPPTTHSCFYGIDTPARSDLIAATYGVEDIRKFLAADSLAYLSMEGMLNALKGRGEDFCKACFNGEYPVTTPAIEAQLMLLDETPEPRGIAG; from the coding sequence ATGGCATTGGACAAGTTCAAGGAAGAATGCGCCGTGATGGCCGTGTATGGCCACCCGGAAGCGGCCAACCTTGCCTATCTGGGCTTGTACTCGCTCCAGCACCGGGGACAGGAGTCTGCCGGCATAGTGTCATCGGACGGGATCCGCCATTACGCCGAGATCGGCATGGGGCTCGTCTCCGAAATTTTCGACTCATCCATGATAGACAACCTCAAGGGTACAATGGCCATCGGCCACAACAGGTATTCCACCCAGGGGGAGTCGGAAATTAAGAACGCCCAGCCGATTTACATTTCATACCACAGCGGCCCGCTGGCCCTGGCGCACAACGGCAACCTGATAAACGCCAAGTCCATAAGGGAGGAGCTGGAAAGAAACGGCTCCATATTCCGCTCCACCATGGACTCTGAGGTGATAATCCACCTTATCGCCATGAGCAGGAAACAGCGCCTGCTAGACCAGGTGGTGGACGCCCTTTCGCACGTGAAAGGGGCGTATTCGCTGGCGATCATGAGCGCGGGGGAGATAATCGCGGCGCGGGACCCGCACGGTTTCCGCCCCCTTGTTATGGGCAGGCTCGGCCAATCGTATGTTTTCGCCTCGGAGACCTGCGCCTTCGACCTGATAGACGCGAAGTTCATCCGCGAGGTTGAACCGGGCGAGGTGATATTGGTCAACGAGGAAGGGGTCTTCAGCCATTTCCCCTTCCAGCGCCAGCCAAGGCGGCACTGCATATTCGAATACATATATTTCGCCAGGCCGGACTCCGACGTGTTCGGCGCCAACGTTTACGCCGTGCGCAAAAGGTTCGGCCGGGCGCTGGCCGTTGAATCGCCGGTTGACGCTGATTACGTGATCCCGGTGCCGGACTCCGGGATAGGGGCGGCGCTGGGATTCGCCAAACAGTCCGGAATACCTTTTGAAAAAGGGATTATCCGCAACCATTACGTCGGGCGCACGTTCATAGAGCCGGCGCAGTCGATCCGCCATTTCGGGGTGAAAATAAAGCTCAATCCGGTGCGGGAGCTTATAGAGGGGAAGCGGGTGATTCTGGTGGACGATTCAATAGTCCGCGGCACCACCTCCCGAAAGCTTGTCCGCATGGTGCGCGAAGCCGGGGCCAGGGAGGTGCATATGCGCATATCCTCCCCGCCCACCACCCATTCGTGCTTTTACGGGATAGACACCCCGGCCCGTTCAGACTTGATCGCCGCCACCTACGGGGTGGAGGACATAAGAAAATTCCTGGCGGCCGACTCGCTGGCCTATCTTTCCATGGAAGGTATGCTCAACGCCCTGAAGGGGCGGGGTGAGGACTTTTGCAAGGCGTGTTTCAACGGAGAATATCCCGTCACAACACCGGCGATAGAGGCGCAACTGATGCTTTTGGACGAGACACCGGAGCCGCGCGGAATCGCCGGTTGA
- the rsmI gene encoding 16S rRNA (cytidine(1402)-2'-O)-methyltransferase, with product MKEENSAPGILYLVATPIGNLSDMTPRGVDTLKLADVVAAEDTRHSRILFERFGVSPKKLVSYHAHNVERRTPELERALQDGLSVALISDAGTPGISDPGYALVSAAVRIGARICPIPGASSPVMAVAASGFPSHRFVYEGFLPRKKGRKTIIESWKDEKRTVVFLESPHRIVKTLRDIAGYIGERMVCVAREMTKVHEEFIRGRVSQVADRIEKSGAARGEITVALAPERAGGRWEEQGLEEEGD from the coding sequence ATGAAAGAGGAAAACAGCGCGCCTGGAATCCTGTACCTTGTGGCCACGCCCATCGGCAACCTTTCGGACATGACGCCAAGGGGGGTGGACACATTGAAGCTTGCCGATGTTGTCGCCGCCGAGGACACGCGCCATTCCAGGATACTTTTTGAGCGGTTCGGCGTGAGCCCCAAAAAGCTTGTCTCATACCATGCCCACAATGTGGAAAGACGGACCCCGGAGCTTGAACGGGCGCTGCAAGACGGCCTGTCGGTGGCGCTCATTTCCGACGCGGGAACTCCGGGGATAAGCGATCCCGGCTATGCGCTGGTGTCCGCCGCCGTACGCATCGGGGCCAGGATATGCCCCATACCGGGAGCCTCGTCGCCGGTGATGGCGGTGGCCGCGTCGGGTTTTCCGTCACACCGTTTTGTTTACGAGGGATTCCTTCCAAGGAAAAAGGGGCGCAAGACCATCATCGAGTCCTGGAAAGACGAGAAGAGGACGGTGGTGTTCCTCGAATCGCCCCACCGGATAGTAAAGACGCTGCGTGATATCGCCGGATATATTGGCGAGAGGATGGTGTGCGTGGCCCGGGAGATGACCAAAGTGCACGAGGAGTTTATCAGGGGGCGCGTTTCACAAGTGGCGGACAGGATCGAAAAAAGCGGCGCGGCGAGGGGGGAGATAACGGTGGCGCTGGCGCCGGAGCGGGCCGGCGGCCGATGGGAAGAGCAAGGGCTTGAGGAAGAAGGGGACTGA
- the polX gene encoding DNA polymerase/3'-5' exonuclease PolX has product MEKSAVAAMLSEIAVILDILGENPFKVKAHQSAARAIETLPGDLDEIMAGDHLTDIKGIGSHIAEKIKTFAAAGALPELEALRKKVPAGLFDILKIPGLGPKKAKALWDKLGVTTIRELEYACNENRLVELSGFGAKSQENIIKGIKNVTKFAGRRLAPEAFAAAGPVIEWVLKGPAVKRAQLAGSVRRGLETVKDIDIVASSQNPEKVMDRFVKAPGVAEIIGQGPTKSSIRLESGFQVDLRVVDDAQYPFALHHFTGSREHNTLMRSRAKAMGLKMNEYGVFRGEKLIACGDEEEIFAALKLAYIPPELREGIDEIDESEKGRIPKLVEPGDITGIFHAHTVASDGVDTLENMAAACKKMGSKYLGISEHSRTAAYAGGLSIDELEKQGDEIDEVNAKLSGFRVFKGVESDILNDGSLDYPDKVLAKLDFVIASVHSGFNMDEKKMTERIVRAIENPFTTMLGHPTGRLLLARDGYPVNMGKVIEACAKHDVIIELNANPHRLDIDWRVMKLAKDAGVKISVNPDAHRVSGLADVAWGVAAARKGWLEKGDVFNTMAPDKIEKELERRKK; this is encoded by the coding sequence ATGGAAAAATCAGCCGTAGCCGCAATGCTCAGCGAGATCGCCGTGATTCTGGACATTCTCGGCGAAAACCCTTTCAAGGTCAAAGCACACCAGAGCGCCGCCCGGGCCATCGAGACCCTGCCCGGCGATCTGGACGAAATCATGGCAGGGGATCATCTGACCGACATCAAGGGGATCGGATCGCACATCGCCGAAAAGATAAAGACCTTCGCCGCCGCAGGAGCGCTGCCGGAGCTTGAAGCGCTTCGTAAAAAAGTCCCCGCCGGGCTGTTTGATATCCTTAAAATCCCGGGACTGGGGCCGAAAAAAGCCAAGGCGCTGTGGGACAAGCTTGGAGTGACCACAATCCGCGAGCTGGAATACGCCTGCAACGAAAACAGGCTTGTGGAACTTTCCGGGTTCGGCGCCAAGAGCCAGGAAAATATCATCAAGGGGATCAAGAACGTCACAAAATTCGCCGGGAGGCGTCTGGCGCCGGAAGCCTTCGCCGCCGCTGGACCTGTTATCGAATGGGTGCTCAAAGGCCCGGCGGTCAAAAGAGCCCAACTTGCCGGCAGCGTCCGCAGGGGGTTGGAGACGGTGAAGGACATTGATATCGTGGCGTCGTCGCAAAATCCCGAGAAAGTTATGGATAGGTTCGTGAAAGCCCCCGGCGTTGCCGAAATCATCGGGCAGGGCCCCACAAAATCGTCCATCCGGCTTGAATCCGGCTTCCAGGTGGACCTGCGCGTGGTGGACGACGCTCAATACCCTTTCGCTCTGCATCACTTCACCGGCAGCCGGGAACACAACACCCTGATGCGGTCACGCGCCAAGGCCATGGGGCTGAAGATGAACGAATACGGCGTGTTCCGGGGTGAAAAGCTGATCGCGTGCGGCGATGAGGAGGAGATATTCGCGGCGCTAAAGCTTGCCTATATCCCGCCGGAGCTTCGGGAAGGGATTGACGAGATTGATGAATCGGAAAAAGGGCGCATCCCAAAACTCGTCGAACCCGGCGATATAACCGGAATATTCCACGCCCACACGGTGGCCAGCGACGGGGTGGACACGCTGGAGAACATGGCGGCCGCATGCAAAAAGATGGGGAGCAAATATCTGGGGATATCAGAACATTCCCGCACGGCAGCCTACGCAGGGGGGCTTTCGATTGACGAACTGGAAAAGCAGGGGGACGAAATAGACGAGGTGAACGCAAAACTTTCCGGATTCCGGGTGTTCAAGGGGGTGGAGTCGGACATTCTCAACGACGGGTCGTTGGACTATCCGGACAAGGTTTTGGCGAAGCTCGATTTTGTCATCGCATCGGTCCATTCCGGATTCAACATGGACGAAAAAAAGATGACGGAGCGGATAGTCCGGGCCATCGAAAATCCGTTCACCACCATGCTCGGCCACCCCACCGGAAGGCTTTTGCTGGCAAGGGACGGATATCCTGTGAACATGGGAAAAGTTATCGAAGCCTGCGCGAAACATGATGTGATAATCGAACTTAACGCCAATCCCCACAGGCTGGACATAGACTGGCGCGTGATGAAGCTTGCGAAGGACGCAGGGGTGAAGATATCCGTCAATCCAGACGCCCACAGGGTAAGCGGCCTTGCGGACGTGGCATGGGGGGTGGCCGCCGCCCGGAAAGGCTGGCTTGAAAAAGGAGACGTGTTCAACACAATGGCCCCGGACAAGATTGAGAAAGAACTTGAGCGGAGAAAAAAATGA